One Salvelinus fontinalis isolate EN_2023a chromosome 27, ASM2944872v1, whole genome shotgun sequence genomic region harbors:
- the pex7 gene encoding peroxisomal biogenesis factor 7 isoform X1, whose translation MKTFKFPARHGYAVEISPFIPTRLACATSQYYGIAGCGTLLVLEQTETGISLVKSFDWNDGLFDVTWSESNEHILLTGGGDGSLQVWDTANPQPGPLQVLKEHTQEVYSVDWSQTREENLVVSGSWDRTAKVWDLSRGGQSLCTLQGHEGVIYSTLWSPHIPGCFASASVLFLSPGDGTLRVWDVKTGRCRLAIPAHKAEILSCDWCKYDQNVIVTGAVDCSLCVWDLRNVRQPLSRLLGHSYAIRRVKFSPFNQTVLASCSYDFTVRLWDYSRTEQPLLETLQHHSEFVCGLDFNLQIPNQVVDCSWDETVKIYTPLCLADPPPSAR comes from the exons ATGAAGACATTCAAGTTCCCAGCTCGACACGGCTATGCAGTGGAGATATCACCGTTTATTCCAACACGGTTGGCGTGTGCGACATCCCAGTATTATGGAATTGCAG GATGTGGGACACTGCTTGTGCTGGAGCAGACCGAGACCGGGATCTCTCTTGTGAAAAG TTTTGACTGGAATGATGGTCTGTTTGACGTGACGTGGAGTGAAAGTAATGAGCATATCCTGTTGAcgggaggaggagatgggtctCTGCAGGTCTGGGACACAGCCAACCCCCAGCCCGGGCCACTGCAGGTGCTCAAAGAGCACACACAAGAG GTCTATTCCGTGGACTGGAGTCAGACCCGGGAGGAGAACCTGGTGGTGTCAGGCTCATGGGACCGCACAGCCAAAGTG TGGGATCTCAGCCGTGGCGGCCAGTCGCTCTGCACCCTTCAGGGTCATGAAGGGGTCATCTACAGCACACTGTGGTCTCCTCACATCCCAGGGTGCTTTGCTTCAGCATCAG TCTTGTTTTTGTCACCAGGGGACGGGACGCTGAGAGTGTGGGATGTGAAGACAGGGAGGTGCAGGCTGGCCATCCCAGCCCACAAGGCAGAGATCCTCAGCTGTGACTGGTGCAAATACGATCAG AATGTAATAGTAACCGGAGCAGTGgactgtagcctgtgtgtgtgggacTTACGGAATGTCCGGCAGCCTCTGTCACGCCTACTAGGCCATTCCTACGCCATACGAAGAGTAAAG TTCTCTCCATTCAACCAGACCGTGTTGGCCTCGTGTTCCTATGACTTCACAGTCAG GCTCTGGGACTACTCCAGGACCGAGCAGCCGCTGCTGGAGACGCTGCAGCACCACTCAGAGTTCGTCTGTGGCCTGGACTTCAATCTGCAAATCCCCAACCAG
- the pex7 gene encoding peroxisomal biogenesis factor 7 isoform X2: MKTFKFPARHGYAVEISPFIPTRLACATSQYYGIAGCGTLLVLEQTETGISLVKSFDWNDGLFDVTWSESNEHILLTGGGDGSLQVWDTANPQPGPLQVLKEHTQEVYSVDWSQTREENLVVSGSWDRTAKVWDLSRGGQSLCTLQGHEGVIYSTLWSPHIPGCFASASGDGTLRVWDVKTGRCRLAIPAHKAEILSCDWCKYDQNVIVTGAVDCSLCVWDLRNVRQPLSRLLGHSYAIRRVKFSPFNQTVLASCSYDFTVRLWDYSRTEQPLLETLQHHSEFVCGLDFNLQIPNQVVDCSWDETVKIYTPLCLADPPPSAR; encoded by the exons ATGAAGACATTCAAGTTCCCAGCTCGACACGGCTATGCAGTGGAGATATCACCGTTTATTCCAACACGGTTGGCGTGTGCGACATCCCAGTATTATGGAATTGCAG GATGTGGGACACTGCTTGTGCTGGAGCAGACCGAGACCGGGATCTCTCTTGTGAAAAG TTTTGACTGGAATGATGGTCTGTTTGACGTGACGTGGAGTGAAAGTAATGAGCATATCCTGTTGAcgggaggaggagatgggtctCTGCAGGTCTGGGACACAGCCAACCCCCAGCCCGGGCCACTGCAGGTGCTCAAAGAGCACACACAAGAG GTCTATTCCGTGGACTGGAGTCAGACCCGGGAGGAGAACCTGGTGGTGTCAGGCTCATGGGACCGCACAGCCAAAGTG TGGGATCTCAGCCGTGGCGGCCAGTCGCTCTGCACCCTTCAGGGTCATGAAGGGGTCATCTACAGCACACTGTGGTCTCCTCACATCCCAGGGTGCTTTGCTTCAGCATCAG GGGACGGGACGCTGAGAGTGTGGGATGTGAAGACAGGGAGGTGCAGGCTGGCCATCCCAGCCCACAAGGCAGAGATCCTCAGCTGTGACTGGTGCAAATACGATCAG AATGTAATAGTAACCGGAGCAGTGgactgtagcctgtgtgtgtgggacTTACGGAATGTCCGGCAGCCTCTGTCACGCCTACTAGGCCATTCCTACGCCATACGAAGAGTAAAG TTCTCTCCATTCAACCAGACCGTGTTGGCCTCGTGTTCCTATGACTTCACAGTCAG GCTCTGGGACTACTCCAGGACCGAGCAGCCGCTGCTGGAGACGCTGCAGCACCACTCAGAGTTCGTCTGTGGCCTGGACTTCAATCTGCAAATCCCCAACCAG
- the LOC129825053 gene encoding hairy/enhancer-of-split related with YRPW motif protein 2-like, with the protein MKRPCEDSTSDSDMDETIDVGSENNYSGHSNGSFIRCGSPTTTTQVMARKKRRGIIEKRRRDRINNSLSELRRLVPTAFEKQGSAKLEKAEILQMTVDHLKMLQTTGGKGYFDAHSLAMDFMSVGFRECLTEVARYLSSVEGLDSIDPLRVRLVSHLSTCASQREAAAMTSSMAHHQQVLPPHHWAAAFHPLPAAFLQQSGLPSSDSAASRLSVEVPQRGSALLTATFAHTDSSHRAPSNGSVAACVPPLSTSLLSLSATVHAAAAAAAAQTFPLSFPGGFPIFTPHSVSSTASMVASAVCPSISTTSTSQQSRDREGSSKPYRPWGTEVGAF; encoded by the exons ATGAAGAGGCCTTGTGAGGATAGTACTTCTGACAGCGACATGGATGAAACTATTGATGTTGGCAGTGAGAATAATTATTCTGG GCACAGCAATGGATCGTTTATTAGATGTGgctccccaacaacaacaacccaaGTTATGGCAAGAAAAAAACGAAGAGGG ATCAtcgagaagagaaggagggatcGAATCAATAATAGTTTATCAGAGTTACGTCGACTTGTTCCAACTGCATTTGAAAAACAA GGTTCTGCCAAATTAGAGAAAGCAGAAATATTGCAGATGACAGTGGATCACCTAAAGATGCTGCAGACCACTGGCGGTAAAG GGTATTTTGATGCCCATTCCCTGGCTATGGACTTCATGAGCGTGGGCTTCAGGGAGTGTTTGACGGAGGTGGCCAGGTACCTGAGCTCTGTGGAGGGATTAGACAGCATTGACCCCCTGCGCGTGCGCCTGGTATCCCACCTCAGCACCTGCGCATCTCAGAGGGAGGCAGCTGCCATGACCTCATCCATGGCACACCACCAGCAGGTGCTCCCCCCTCACCACTGGGCCGCAGCCTTCCACCCCCTCCCCGCCGCCTTCCTCCAACAGAGTGGACTGCCCTCCTCAGACAGCGCCGCCAGCAGACTGTCTGTGGAGGTGCCCCAGCGCGGCTCGGCCCTACTAACAGCCACCTTCGCCCACACTGACTCTTCTCACAGGGCGCCCTCTAATGGCAGTGTGGCAGCCTGCGTCCCCccactctccacctccctcctgtcGCTCTCGGCCACCGTTCACGCGGCGGCCGCTGCTGCTGCGGCCCAGACTTTCCCCCTGTCCTTTCCCGGAGGATTCCCCATCTTCACACCTCACAGTGTGAGCAGCACAGCATCTATGGTCGCTTCAGCTGTGTGCCCCTCCATTTCCACCACATCCACCTCACAGCAAAGCAGAGACCGAGAGGGCAGCAGCAAACCATACAGACCTTGGGGAACAGAAGTGGGAGCCTTTTAA